Proteins from one Faecalibacterium sp. I3-3-33 genomic window:
- a CDS encoding recombinase family protein, which translates to MLRQTNQQPITALYPRLSHEDELQGESNSISNQKRILETYAKQNGFSNLRWYTDDGYSGANFQRPGFQAMLADIEAGKVGTVIVKDMSRLGRNYLQVGMYTEMIFPQKGVRFIAINDGVDSAQGDNDFAPLRNIFNEWLVRDTSKKIKAVKRSKGMSGKPITSKPVYGYLMDENENFIIDEEAAPVVKQIYNLCLAGNGPTKIARMLTEQQIPTPGTLEYRRTGSTRRYHPGYECKWATNTVVHILENREYTGCLVNFKTEKLSYKVKHSVENPPEKQVIFENHHEPIIDTQTWERVQELRKQRKRPNRYDEVGLFSGILFCADCGSVMYQQRYQTDKRKQDCYICGNYKKRTHDCTAHFIRTDLLTAGVLSNLRKVTSYAAKHEARFMKLLIEQNEDGGKRRNAAKKKELEAAEKRIAELSAIFKRLYEDSVTGRISDERFTELSADYEAEQRELKERAAAIQAELSKAQEATVNAEKFMNVVRRHTSFEELTPTLLREFVEKIVVHECSYDENKTRRQDIEIYYSFVGKVDLPE; encoded by the coding sequence ATGTTAAGACAGACCAACCAACAACCAATTACCGCCCTTTACCCAAGACTTTCCCATGAGGACGAGCTGCAAGGCGAAAGCAATTCCATTTCCAATCAGAAGCGTATTCTTGAAACCTATGCAAAGCAGAACGGCTTTTCCAATCTGCGCTGGTACACGGACGACGGTTATTCTGGTGCGAACTTTCAAAGACCCGGTTTTCAAGCCATGCTTGCGGACATTGAAGCCGGAAAAGTCGGGACAGTTATCGTAAAGGATATGTCGAGGTTAGGGCGAAACTACCTGCAAGTGGGAATGTACACGGAAATGATTTTCCCACAGAAAGGTGTCCGCTTCATCGCTATCAATGACGGAGTGGACAGCGCACAGGGCGACAATGACTTTGCCCCGCTGCGGAATATCTTTAACGAATGGCTGGTGAGAGATACGAGCAAGAAAATCAAAGCAGTAAAACGCTCAAAAGGCATGAGTGGCAAGCCCATCACAAGCAAGCCTGTGTATGGCTACCTCATGGACGAGAACGAAAATTTCATTATTGACGAGGAAGCTGCACCCGTAGTCAAGCAGATATACAACCTCTGCCTTGCCGGGAATGGTCCGACCAAGATAGCCCGTATGCTCACAGAGCAGCAGATCCCCACGCCGGGGACGCTGGAATACCGCAGGACGGGCAGCACCCGCCGCTACCACCCCGGCTATGAGTGCAAGTGGGCGACCAATACCGTTGTGCATATCCTTGAAAACCGGGAATACACAGGCTGTCTGGTAAACTTCAAGACAGAAAAGCTCTCTTACAAAGTCAAGCACAGCGTAGAAAATCCCCCGGAGAAGCAAGTGATTTTCGAGAACCACCACGAGCCTATCATAGACACCCAGACATGGGAACGGGTGCAGGAACTTCGCAAGCAGCGCAAACGCCCCAACCGCTATGATGAAGTGGGCTTGTTCTCCGGCATACTGTTCTGTGCGGACTGCGGCAGTGTCATGTATCAGCAGCGATACCAGACGGACAAGCGCAAGCAGGACTGTTATATCTGCGGCAACTACAAGAAGCGCACCCATGACTGTACGGCGCACTTTATCCGCACCGACCTCTTGACCGCTGGTGTACTCTCCAATCTGCGGAAAGTGACAAGCTATGCGGCAAAGCATGAAGCCCGGTTTATGAAGCTCTTGATTGAGCAGAACGAGGACGGGGGCAAGCGCAGGAACGCCGCCAAGAAAAAGGAACTGGAAGCCGCCGAGAAACGCATAGCCGAGTTATCCGCTATCTTCAAGCGGCTGTATGAGGACAGCGTGACCGGGCGCATATCAGACGAGCGTTTCACAGAGCTGTCGGCAGACTATGAAGCAGAACAACGGGAGCTGAAAGAAAGAGCCGCCGCTATCCAAGCGGAGCTTTCCAAAGCACAGGAAGCCACCGTGAACGCAGAAAAGTTTATGAATGTTGTCCGGCGGCATACCAGCTTTGAAGAACTTACCCCTACTCTGCTGCGGGAGTTTGTAGAGAAAATCGTTGTGCATGAGTGCAGCTATGACGAGAACAAGACCCGCAGACAGGACATTGAGATTTATTATTCTTTTGTTGGCAAGGTGGACTTGCCCGAATAA
- the sfsA gene encoding DNA/RNA nuclease SfsA, with product MKYREIVDGIFLDRPNRFIAHVDVNGAVETVHVKNTGRCKELLLPGAEVRPEVSDNPKRKTKYDLVAVYKQELGWVNMDSQAPNKVVGEWLSKQEFDLVRSEFTYGKSRIDFYMEKGEQKYLLEVKGCTLEVGGIGYFPDAPTERGVKHLHELAQAQQAGYRCAVAFVIQMEGVTEVRPNISTQPEFGMALEQAKAAGVRVLFLLCRIRQDSLEITEQREG from the coding sequence TTGAAATACAGAGAGATCGTGGACGGCATTTTTCTTGACCGTCCCAACCGTTTTATTGCCCATGTGGACGTGAACGGTGCGGTAGAAACCGTCCATGTCAAAAACACCGGGCGGTGCAAGGAACTGCTGCTGCCCGGTGCGGAGGTGCGTCCGGAAGTGTCGGACAACCCGAAACGCAAGACAAAATACGACCTTGTGGCGGTCTACAAGCAGGAACTTGGCTGGGTCAATATGGACAGTCAGGCACCCAACAAGGTGGTAGGAGAATGGCTCTCAAAGCAGGAGTTTGACCTTGTCCGGTCGGAGTTTACCTACGGAAAATCCCGCATCGACTTCTACATGGAAAAAGGCGAACAGAAATACCTGCTGGAAGTCAAAGGCTGTACACTGGAAGTGGGCGGTATCGGTTATTTCCCGGATGCGCCCACTGAACGGGGCGTGAAGCACTTGCATGAGTTAGCGCAGGCGCAGCAGGCCGGATACCGGTGCGCGGTGGCATTTGTGATTCAAATGGAAGGCGTTACGGAAGTGCGGCCCAACATCAGCACACAGCCGGAATTCGGGATGGCTCTGGAACAAGCAAAGGCAGCAGGTGTGCGCGTGTTGTTTCTGCTATGCCGCATCAGACAGGACAGTCTGGAAATCACGGAGCAGCGGGAAGGCTGA
- a CDS encoding AAA domain-containing protein, which translates to MDPRKYLVMIKGTDQTSSVANFQLHDRTCEISYLSAPHKIYRFQSSNVEVFSLQKRLDPARFIVTVNGQSIHGIDELLDFGAYYRILRKGAKDQLLRSSEVQLQQNCLSDSKNEEIFQYFKEAATAISLVAENGVNILSAQYNKIQKVSKDTVLASYLDPQTEVEAPQIPDSIIYPFGLNQSQKLAVERALSSKISIIQGPPGTGKTQTILNIIANVIRSGQTVAVVSNNNSATHNVAEKLERKNAAFLTAFLGSMANKQKFLEDQTDTYPDMKDWEITEEERAQLCQQTTALSAELNEMLNAKNRIAAIEQELLQLNPEQHYFEEYYATYHDLPTENLNSLSSQKILALWTEFEQHAERHNRLGLLQKLSILFRFNLNALRLFLRSPELVIPYLQHQFYSAKKRELENEKSELNRRLEYYSFDAKMDELAQKSLQLFRAELAARYPWKSSRKRFDMADFRGDSAAFTREYPVVLSTTYSIKGTLSTDHIYDYLIVDEASQVDLATGVLAFSCARNIVIVGDLKQLPNVLTEHDIRTSDAIWKKYSLEERYHFSTHNLLSSALETWQTAPVTLLREHYRCHPKIINFCNQKFYHGQLIVMTKDHDELDVLALYRTVAGNHARGHINQRQIDVIRQEVLPRLNQHNHQSIGVITPYRDQVNALHLQLGDACVVDTVHKFQGREQDAIILTSVDNVITDFVDDPHMLNVAVSRAVHSLTVITSQDPRNDRTNYGDLARYIEYNNFEVIQSQVYSVFDMLYQGYAEQRKTYLQKHKRISEYDSENLMYAVIQEVLSEEAFSSIGCTIHVSLATLIKNYGSLTEDEQKYARNPLTHIDFLLFRQMDKQPVLAIEVDGTSFHEDGSKQAERDEKKNHIMDKCGVSLLRLRTDGSGEREKIRAALQAILLIKNPV; encoded by the coding sequence ATGGATCCACGAAAATATCTGGTCATGATAAAAGGGACAGATCAGACAAGCTCTGTTGCCAATTTCCAGCTTCATGATAGAACCTGTGAGATTTCTTATCTCAGTGCGCCTCATAAGATTTATCGCTTTCAGAGCAGCAATGTAGAAGTTTTTTCTTTGCAAAAGCGGCTTGATCCGGCACGGTTTATCGTCACCGTAAACGGCCAGTCGATTCATGGCATCGATGAGCTTCTGGATTTTGGCGCGTATTACCGCATTCTCCGCAAAGGTGCAAAAGATCAGTTGCTCCGCAGCAGCGAAGTCCAGCTCCAGCAGAATTGCCTTTCCGACAGCAAAAATGAAGAAATCTTCCAGTACTTCAAAGAAGCTGCCACGGCAATCAGTCTTGTGGCGGAAAACGGCGTCAACATTCTGAGTGCGCAATACAACAAAATCCAGAAAGTCAGCAAGGATACCGTGCTGGCGAGCTATCTCGATCCTCAAACGGAGGTAGAAGCGCCCCAGATACCGGATTCGATCATTTATCCGTTCGGTCTGAACCAAAGTCAGAAACTGGCGGTTGAACGTGCACTTTCTTCCAAAATCAGCATCATCCAAGGCCCTCCGGGCACTGGAAAAACGCAGACCATCCTGAACATCATTGCCAACGTTATCCGAAGCGGACAGACCGTCGCGGTCGTTTCCAACAACAACTCCGCCACACACAATGTTGCAGAAAAACTGGAAAGGAAAAATGCTGCATTTCTGACCGCATTTCTTGGCAGCATGGCCAATAAGCAGAAATTTCTGGAAGATCAGACAGACACTTACCCGGACATGAAAGACTGGGAAATCACCGAGGAAGAACGCGCTCAACTCTGTCAGCAGACCACTGCTCTTTCTGCCGAACTGAATGAAATGCTCAACGCCAAGAACCGCATCGCAGCCATTGAGCAGGAACTTTTGCAGCTGAATCCGGAGCAGCACTATTTTGAGGAGTACTATGCAACATACCACGATCTTCCAACTGAGAATCTAAACAGCCTGTCTTCCCAGAAGATCCTTGCCCTTTGGACAGAATTTGAACAGCACGCAGAACGTCACAATCGCCTTGGGCTTCTACAAAAGCTTTCCATCCTGTTCCGGTTCAACCTCAATGCACTCAGGCTGTTTCTTCGCTCTCCGGAGCTGGTCATCCCGTATCTGCAGCACCAGTTCTATTCCGCAAAAAAGCGGGAGCTTGAAAATGAGAAGTCCGAATTGAATCGCAGATTGGAGTATTACTCTTTCGACGCAAAAATGGACGAACTTGCCCAGAAGTCTCTGCAGCTGTTCCGTGCAGAACTGGCGGCTCGTTATCCATGGAAAAGCAGCCGGAAACGTTTTGACATGGCTGATTTTCGCGGGGACTCCGCAGCATTCACACGGGAATATCCCGTGGTGCTCAGCACGACCTATTCCATCAAAGGAACTCTGAGCACCGACCACATCTACGATTATCTGATCGTAGACGAAGCATCTCAGGTCGATCTTGCTACCGGCGTTCTTGCATTCTCCTGTGCGCGGAATATCGTGATCGTCGGCGATCTGAAACAGTTGCCAAATGTACTGACAGAACATGACATCCGCACCAGCGATGCCATCTGGAAAAAGTATTCTCTTGAGGAACGGTATCACTTTTCCACCCACAACCTGCTCTCCTCCGCGCTGGAAACATGGCAGACCGCGCCTGTCACGCTACTGCGAGAACACTACCGCTGCCACCCGAAAATCATCAATTTCTGCAACCAGAAATTCTATCACGGTCAGTTGATCGTCATGACAAAAGATCATGATGAGCTGGATGTGCTGGCCCTGTATCGGACCGTTGCGGGAAACCACGCGCGGGGACACATCAATCAACGTCAGATCGACGTCATCCGGCAGGAAGTTCTTCCGAGGCTGAACCAGCACAACCATCAGAGCATCGGCGTCATCACACCCTATCGGGATCAGGTAAATGCACTCCACCTCCAGCTAGGGGACGCCTGTGTTGTCGATACTGTCCACAAATTTCAGGGACGCGAGCAGGATGCCATTATCCTGACCTCCGTGGACAACGTGATCACCGATTTTGTAGACGATCCGCATATGCTGAATGTCGCCGTTTCCCGCGCAGTTCATTCGCTGACGGTCATTACATCGCAAGACCCGCGCAATGACCGGACAAACTATGGTGATCTGGCGCGCTACATCGAATACAACAATTTTGAAGTCATCCAAAGTCAGGTCTACTCCGTGTTCGACATGCTGTATCAGGGATATGCCGAGCAGCGCAAAACATATCTGCAAAAGCACAAACGGATTTCAGAATATGACTCTGAGAATCTGATGTATGCCGTTATTCAGGAGGTGCTCTCGGAGGAAGCGTTTTCCTCCATCGGCTGTACCATCCATGTTTCTCTTGCAACGCTGATTAAAAACTACGGGTCTTTGACGGAGGACGAGCAGAAATATGCCCGTAACCCGCTGACTCACATTGATTTTCTGTTATTCCGTCAGATGGACAAACAGCCTGTTCTGGCCATTGAAGTGGACGGAACCAGTTTCCACGAAGATGGAAGTAAACAGGCAGAACGGGATGAAAAGAAGAACCATATCATGGACAAATGCGGCGTTTCTCTGCTGCGTCTCCGGACAGACGGAAGTGGAGAACGCGAAAAGATCCGGGCAGCATTGCAGGCGATCCTGCTAATTAAAAACCCTGTATGA